TTGGATATTCATCGCATCTCTAGAAACCCACACTTCCAAACTTCTTTTGAGTTTAGCCTTACAAAGAGGATTTAAACATCTTATAGCAACTTCTGAATGGTTTATTTTACCTACTTTTCCTCCACAAACAGGACATTCTTTAGGTTCTTCGATAATAACTTCATTACCGTTTCTTTTTTCAGTTAATACTGTAACTATTTGTGGAATTATTCCTCCAGCTTTCTCAATCTTTACATAATCATTTATTCTTATATCTCTTTCCTTAATATAATCAAAATTATGTAAACTTGCTCTTTGTACAGTAGATCCATCTAAAAACACTGGTTCAAAAATAGCAACAGGTGTAATAATACCTGTACTACCAACTTGAAAAATAACATCTTTTATTTTTGTAACAGCTTGTTCTGCTGGAAACTTAAAAGCAATAGCCCATCTTGGACTTCTAGATGTATTTCCTAATATTCTTTGATCTTCAAAATTATTAATTTTAACAACTACACCATCTACATCATATTCCAATTTACCTTTATTATCTATCCAGTATTTCCAATAATCAATTATCTCTTCTACAGATGCAACTTTTTTTGTATGAGGATTAATTTTAAAACCCAATTCCTTTAAAAAACACAATGCTTCATACTGAGTTTTTAAATTATAATTTTCTGGAGATAATATGTAATATATAAAAGAATCTAAATGCCTTTTGGAAACCTCTGTTGTATCCAACAATTTTATTGTTCCTGCAGTAGAATTTCTCGGATTCGCGAAAATAGGTAATCCCTCATCTTCCCTTATCTCATTAATTTTTAAAAATTCTTTTTTGGGCATAAAAATTTCTCCACGAACTTCTATATTTATATTTTTATTTAATTTTAAAGGTACACTCCTAATAGTTTTTACATTATCAGTAACATCATCACCAGATATTCCATTACCTCTAGTAATTGCCTGAGTAAGCAAACCATCTTCATAACGCAAAGAAATCGATATTCCATCAATTTTCAATTCACATGTGTATTCAATATTATTTCTATTTAAAGATTTATTTATTTTATTTATAAATTCTATAATTTCTTCTTCATTATATGTATTATCTAGACTTAACATAGGAGTTGTGTGTTGCACAGTTTTAAACTCATTTATAATTTTTCCTCCTACTCTATAACTAGGAGAATCTGGAGTTTTTAAACCAGGAAATTTTTCTTCTAATTTTATAAGTTTATTAAATAATTTATCATAATCACTATCAGATATTAACGGATTATTTAATACATAATAATAATAATTATATTTTTCAATAACTTTTTTTAATTCAACGTATTCTTTTTTTATGTTTTCTGGTATCATAATATTCCTCCATTAATTATCTTCAATTAAATTTATATTTTCTATATTATCTATATATAAAAGTTTTTTTTCTAATTCGGAGATATATCTGTTTGAAATATTTTTAAATGTAAAATATAATATTCCTTCATCTTTTTGAGAAAAATCAATATTCTTTAAAATCAAACTTTCATTATTTTCTATAACAGAAATAATTTTATCAATGTTATTTTTACCCTTCAATACAATCTCTAATGTAATTTCATCATTTAAATGTTTAGAAAATTTATTAACATATAAAATTATTAATGTAGCTACCAAAGAAATAAAACCTATGTAATATTCACCTGCACCAAATGTCATTCCAATAGATGCTGATACCCATAATGTTGCAGCAGTTGTAAGCCCCTTTACTTTATTACCATTTTTCAGTATTGTTCCAGCACCTAAAAATCCAATCCCAGAAACAATTTGTGCAGCAATTCTTCCTGGATCTCCTATTTTATTTACAGGATCATAAAATGATATTATAGATATTATAGTAAGTATACATGCTCCCAAAGATAATAATGCATGTGTTCTTATACCTGCAGGTCTATTTATTTTTTCTCTATTATACCCAATTACAGCCCCAGATAATGAAGAAAAAAATATTTTTAATATTATTTCATTAAAAGGCAAAAGAATCATCTCCTAATCTTCTAAAACAACTATTGATACAGCATAGTTTTTCTCATGTGAAATAGATATATGAATATTAAAATTAAAGAATTTTTCTTTCAAATAATTTAGCGAACTATCATCTAAATAAGGGCGTCCATTTTCATCATTTAATATAGAAATTTTTTTATATGGAATAAAAGTTCCAAAAGCTTTAATAATAGATTCTTTTAGAGAAAATCTTCCAGCAATAAATTCTTTTTTTCTTTTTTCACTAGAAAATTTTTCTAATAAAACTATTTCTTTTTCACTTAAAATTTTTCTTTCAATACCAAATTCTATTCTTTCAATTTCTATGATATCTACACCAATACCTTTTATCATTCAAATATCATCCTTATATCATCACCATTTTGAATTTTTTCGTTAAAACTAAATATTTCTCTTCCATTTAAATAAATTTTATATTTTGTAAACTTAGAAATATCAAAATCAATATGTAATAATATATCTAATAATTTTTTTTCTTTTTCATGTTTTTCTACTTTTATTTGCATACCATCATATACATAACTATTAATATCTATATTGTTATTATTTTTATCCTTAATAATTATTTCTTCTGTTGGAAGTTCTATTCTATTACCGTTAAGAGTTATAGATATATATTTATCTGCTTTAATATCAATAAATTCACTTATTTTAGGAATATTTATCTTTTTTGAATTTAAAATATCACCATCATAGATTTCATCATTTTCATGTAATATTTGATCTTTTCTCAAAAGAATTTGACCACTTGGAATCTCATATGAATTATTATTTATAGAAAATCTAATTAATGATGAGTTTAAATTTAACGATTTTACGGTGGGGTTTTTCAACTTGATTTTATCTCCATCATTTAATTCACTATCAATTGAAACCTCGATTCCATTTTTTATAATATTTGGATATACTGTAAATTCTTTTTTATCTATATATATTTTGTATGGTAAAATTATATCCTTTAAATATATCTTCTTAAATTCACCATTTTTCGGTTTACCTACTTCTATTATATCACCTGGTTTTATTGGAGAATTTAATGTTGCAGCATGTCCATTAATTTTTATCGGAGCCTCTCTTCCTTTTTCACCTGGAATAAATTTTAATTCACCATTTATTTCATATGATATTGCAGGAGCTGGTTTCCCTACTAAATCATTAATAGTAAATCCCGCCTGTAACAATGCTTGTATAACTGATATATTACCTCCAACAAGCATCATATTAATAGGTTTGTTATTAACCATAACTTTTGCAAATACATTACCCTCATTTTTATGGGCTACATAAGCAATCCCCACAGGAGTAACAAATTCACTACCTTCCATAGTTTCTTCTTCAAATCTAACATAATCAATATTTTTTATATCTTTTAATGTAATTCTATTTCTAGACAAGTTCAATTTTATTGCTAATTTATCGATAAAACCTGGTGCTTTTGCACCTCCGCCTACTACCATAACTGCTATTGGAGATTTTCCATTTAATTCTAATATTTTCTCTGCTATCCTTGATGTAATTTCTTCAATAATAGGATCAATTATTTTTATAATATCTGCTTTATCGATTTCATGTTCAAAATCTAATATGTCTTTATATTTAATTATATTATTATCATTATCATTTAAAGATCTTTTAATTTTTTCTGCAATTTTAAAGTCTACAAGTAATTCTTTAGAAATAGCTTCTGAAATTTCATCACCAGCCATTGGTACCATACCATATCCTATTATTGTACCATCTTTTGAAATTGCAATATCACTTGTTCCTGCACCGACATCAATCATGGCAATATTTAATGTTCTTAAATCTTCAGGAACTATTAAATTCATTGCAGCAATAGGCTCAAGTGTAATATGAACAGGTTCTAAATTGTTTAATTCTAAAACCGCAAGCATTGCATCTACAACATTTTTAGGAAGAAAAGCAGCTATAACCTTTACCTTAGCAGCATTACCCTTTTGACCTTCCAATTTTTTTATCCATTCACCATCTAATTCATAATATAATACAGAATACCCAACACAATAAAAATTTTTTTCTATTTCTAAATTTTCAACAGCTTTTTTAACCGCTTCTAATTCCAAAGATTTAACTAAGTTAATATCTATATATTTATACTTGCTAATATCTTGTTCATACTCACCAACAGTTGTAACTAAAAAACGCCCAGCTAAAGCAACTGCAACGTTTTTTATATCATTATTCTTTTCTTTAAGTTTAGAAATTACTTTTTCAACCCCTTTTGAAACTTTTGTAACATCATGAATTTGACCATCAAGCATTGCTCTATTCTCATGCTCTTTTACAGCAAAATCTTTAATAATTATTTCAGAATCTTCATTCATTTCAGAAATAACACCAACAATAAATCTCGTTCCTATGTCTAATGCGAACATAATTACACCTCCACAAAGGTAACACCTGTTCCCCCTTCGTTATCATTTCCCAATCTAAAAGATTTTATCTTTTTGTTGTTTCTTAAATAATTCCATATACCTAAAGCCAATTTTCCTGTCCCTTTACCATGAATTATGTATCCCCCATCTAAATTTGAAGCTATTAAATCTGAAATAAACATTTCAACTTCTGGTATAGCTTCTTCTACGGTCATACCTCTAATATCTATTTCATTTTTTATTTTTTTTACAATAGGAATATTATATTTTTTTATGTTCTTATCTTCTTTTATTTTCTTTTCAATTTTAATATCATTAATAGACACCTCAAGTTCAAAAGGTTTATCTAAAAATTTTACAAAAATTTTATCTCCATTTACTTTTATTATTTTCGCTTTCTCACCTGAAATAGATACAATATCTCCTGGTCTAATATTTTTATTTTCTTCTACTTTTTTCTGAACTTTAAATTTTTTAAGTTCATTTTTTTTACTTTCAACCTTTTTATTCAATTCTCTTATTTTACTAATATCTTTTTCAGTTTTTAAGATATTTATATAAGTATCAATTTCATTTTTCAAATCCCTTAAATAATCATTATATTTTTTTATTTCTTTATCTATTTTTTCAATTTCTTTTTTCTTTAAAATTTTTAGCTTTTCTTCTAAATCTTGTTTTAAGGAAATTACTTCTTTATGTTTTCTTTCATGTTCTTTTTTTTCTTTTTCAAGTTCTTCGTATATTTGGGTCAAATTTTCTAATATTTTCTCGTCATATACTTGTTCTTTACTCAAAAAATTATTAGCTTTTAATAATATATCCTTTGGTAATCCTAATTTTTCTGCTATATCCAAAGCATGAGATGCACCTGGAACTCCCACTAATAATTTATATGTTGGGGAAAGGGTTTCTTTATCAAATCCCATAGATGCTGAGACTAAAAAATCATTTTCTATAGAAAAAGTTTTTACTGCAGATAGATGAGAGGTAATGAAAAATATTGATTTTACTTCAATTAGTTTTTGTATAATAGCTATTGCAAGAGCAGACCCTTCAATTGGATCTGTTCCAGTTCCTAACTCATCTATTAAAACCAAAGTTTTATCATCAATATTATCAAGAATAAATTTTAAATTTTTTAAATGTGATGAAAAAGTACTCAAAGTTTGTTCAATACTTTGTTCATCTCCAATATCAGTAAAAATCTTTTCAAAAAAAGGTATTTTTGCATTAAAAGATGGTATAGGTAAAACAGCATGAGAAAATAAGACACTTATACCAACAGATTTTAATACAACTGTTTTTCCACCTGTATTTGGTCCTGTAATTATCATTCCAAATTTATTATCAGGTAATTTTACATTTACAGGTATAACTTTTTCTTTTTCTATTAAAGGATGTCTAACTCCATCTAATAATAATACTTTTTCAAATTTGGAGGGTTTTGAAAATATATAATTATTTTCTTTAGCATACCTTATTTTTGCATTTAAACCATCAATATACTCAATTATTTTTATACTTTTTTTTATGTTATACAAATTTTTAGATATTTCCAAAAAAATTTTTCCTAAAATTCTAGCAATTTCAGCTTTTTCAGAAGCTATTAAATCATTTAGTTCAGAATTCAACTTGCCAATTTCATATGGTTCAATATAAACAGAAACACCTGTATCAGAATATGCAATAATTATACCATTTATTTTATTTTTATGCTCAGCTCTTACAACAATACAATATCTATTATTTTTCAAAGTAGGTTGATCTAAAGAAACATATTTATGATATTTTGATATTATTCTTTTTAATGAAGTATATAATGCTTTTTTGGTGTTTTCAATTTTTCTTCTTATTTGTCTTAAATTATCACTTGCAGAATCTTTTACTTCGCCATCTTTATCAATAGATTTATCAATCAATCTTATTAAATCTATAGTATTAGGAATAGAATAAAATATTTTTTCAATATATGAAAATTCTTTTAAGTTATTCCTATTTTCATTAATCAAATTAATAGCTTGAGATAAAAAATCAGAAATTCTCCTATATTCTATAGGAGATAAATAATTTTTATTCTCAAGTTTTTCAATTTCTAAATAAATATTTGGAATACCCCTTAAATCTATATCTCCATATTTTGTAGAAAAATTATTATAATCTATTAATATATTATATTCCTCTTCTAACTTATCAAAATTAGTAATATATTCAAAATTATTTCTTATATATTGTTTCCCATATATTGACATTGAATAATTAGCTATTTTATCCAAAATTTTATCTATTTCTAAATCTTTATATGTTTTTTGATTCATTAATTAAAAAAGCACCTCCACCCCTAATGAAACAGGAATATAATTTACAGTAACCATATTATTATTTGTAGTAAAGTATCGTGATTCATATCCTATAAATCCAAATGTATTTAAAGAAGATATTTTATATGATATTCCCAAATTTATATTTATTGTCGTAGAAAGATTATTAAATTGATCCTCAGTATGTATTCCTCCTAAAGCCATTACATTAAACTTTGTATTAAAAAGAAAATCTGTGTTATATAATGTAATTATACCTAATTCATATCCAGCACTTTCTATATCAGCATTTAAATTAATCATATCAGTATTATTTAAATTATTATATATAGTATAACCAAAATATGGACCAAATAACATCTCAGGAGAGTCTTCTGCAGGATACATTATTGCAACTTTTAAAGAATAATAATCTGATTTAAAATTTTCATCCCAATTTAAATCTAATGAAGTTGAATTTGATGTAACACCATATGTTCCAAAAGTCATTAAATTAAATGAATATCCATATACTATTATAAGGATAAAAGAAAAGATTAAAAATTTTTTCATAATTTCTCCCCTTTCATTTATTTTTTATTTTTGAGTTTAAATGTATAACTTCCTTTATTTTAAATGGCTTTACTACATAGTCATCAAGCAGTTCTTTCCTAGTCCCCTGAGGAATAAACTCATCTTCAACTCCAAAAGTGAATAAATTACAATTAATATTATTTTTTATAATATAATTTTTTATCTCTTCATTAAATCCGCCCTTTAAACTATTTTCTTCAACAGTGATTATGTTAATATCATTCTTAATATATATATTTAAAATATATTCATCAATATTTTTGATACTTCTTACACCAATAATTGTAGCCTCTAATTCATCCCATAATTCTTTATATTCCTCAATTAATTGACCTACAACAAATACTACATTATTTGCATTTTTTCTTTTTATTACTTTCCAAGAATAATCAACAATGCTAAGATTACTTAAAATATCTTCTATATTAATTTCCTCACCACCACGTGGAAATCTAATAAATGTCGGTTTATCAATATCTTTTTTTATTGATGTATAGACCATATTAGCAAGATCTTGTGCATTTAAAGGGGTTAATATTTCTATATTAGGTATCAATCTCAAATAAGATATATCAAAAACCCCATGATGAGTTGGACCATCTTCACCGACAACACCTGCTCTATCTAATAAAAATAATACAGGAATTTTCTGCAAAGCTATATCATGTATTATAGAATCGAATGCTCTTTGCATAAATGATGAATAAATATCAACTATCGTAAATGTTCCTGAAAGCCTTGTAGCTCCAGAAGCAGTAACAATAGAAGGTTCTGTTATTCCTAAATCTATAACTTTATCAGGGAATTCTTCTTTGAGTATATTTAATCCTGTTCCATCTTCCATTGCAGCTGTATAAGAAATAAAATCTTTCTCAAACGCTATATGTTTTAAAGTATACCCAACAACTTTTGAATATGATAATTTTTCTGATTTTTTATTACTTACCCCATGAAATTTAGTGGGGTTTTTTTCAGCAAAATCCAATCCTTTTCCTTTAACAGTTTTTAAATGTAGGATACATGGGCCATCTTTATAATTTTTTATAAATTCAAGATATTTTTCTAATTCTTTTATATTATGTCCATCAACAGGCCCATAATATTTTATTCCCATATCTTCGAATATTCCTAATGCATTATTATAAACTGTATGTTTTATACCTTCTTTAACCTTTTTTAATGCACTTTCTATATCTTGACCTACGTCTGTACTTTCTAAAGAACCTTTAATTTTTTCTTTAAAAGAATAATAATCATTTGAAATTCTAATTTTATTTAAAAGTTTTGCAATTGCACCTACATTTGGAGAAATAGACATTTCATTATTTAAAAGAATAATTTTTATTTTCGAGTCAATAGATTTTAATTGATTTAACGATTCTAAAATCATACCACTTGTCATTGCACCATCACCAAAAATAGCTATTATATTTTTATCTATATTCTGCTTTTTTAAACCTAATTCATAACCAATAGCCGCCGCCACTGATGTTCCTGCATGACCAGCTCCAAAATAGTCATATTTACTTTCAAAAATATTAGTAAATCCGCTTATTCCATTTCTTTGCCTTAATGTTTTAAAACTCTCCCATCTTCCCGTTAGCAATTTATGAATATATGCTTGATGACTTGTATCCCAAATAATTACATCTTTTTCAGGATCAAATATTCTATATAGAGCTAATGTTAATTCAACAGTTCCTAAATTAGAAGATAAATGACCTGTATTTTTCGTTACAGTGTTATATATATAATTACGTATTTTATTAGCAAATCTATTTAATTGTTCATAATTCATTTTCCGAATCGCATGATATAATGGTTTTTCATTCAATTAAATCACCTCATAAACGTTTGAATTCTTCTTTTGCTATTCTATCCAAAATTCCATTAATAAATTTTGCACTTTTTTCATTAGCATATTTTTTTGATAATTCAACTGATTCATCTAAGATAACTTTTGGCGGAATATCTTCTCTATTTTTTAATTCAAAAATCCCCATTCTAAGAATTGTTTTTTCAATATTTGCAATTCTTTCAAATTCCCAATTAATTAAATATTTTTTTATTAATTCATCATATTCATTTTTATTAAAAAATATATTTTTCAAATAAATTTCTGCTTCTTCTATTAGGCTTTGAGGGACCTTTTTATTGTTTAAAAGGTCCCTCAATAATGCTAAAATATCATCATACGAAATATTATCATTAAAATCAAGTTGGAAAATACTTTCTAAAACCGCTTCTCTTATTTTTCTTCTTTTAGAAATCAATTTTCAACACTCCCATTATTTTCTTCTGAAATCTCTATTTCATTAACTTCGTTTTCTACCTCTTCAATATATGTCTCTACTTTAGGAACTACTAATCCATCCAATACTATATCAATATTTCTAACAGGAACTTCTGTCATTTTTTCTACTTCTGTTTTTAAAAAGTCTTGCAAATCTTTTGCAAATTTAATAATACTAGTTCCATACTTTGCTTTTGTTTTTAAGTATATTGATATTGTCTCATCATCATTTTCAACTATTTTTATCATTTTTGTTAAATCTTTTTCATTTAATTCAAAATCCGGAACTTGTTCTTTGAAAAAAAGCTCATATGATTTTATGGCCAATTCCTTCAAAGCAGTATCTGTAAACTCTAACTCTCCAAATTGATTATGTTCATTTATGGCCATCTTTATCCCCCCTCTCAGGCTCTTTCTAAATACTCTCCTGTTCTCGTATCAATTTTAACTTTTTGCCCAACTTCAACAAAAAACGGAACTGTTGTCTTTAAACCTGTTTCTAATATCGCAGGTTTTCCTCCTCCAGAAGCTGTATCTCCTTTAAAATTAGGCTCAGTTTCAGTAACTTCAAGAACTACTACTGTTGGTAATACTATACCTACAGGTTTTTCATCGTAAAAAGTTAATGTTACTTCTAAATTATCAATTAAAAAATCTTTTGCATCTGAAACATCTTCTTCTGATAATAAATATTGCTCATATGTACTTAAATCCATAAAAACATAATTATCTCCGTCATGATATAAATATTCTGCTGGTCTGTAATCTAAAGCAGCTTCCTCTACTTTTTCTCCAGAATTAAAATTTTTATCAATAACATATCCTGTTTTTATGTTCTTTAATTTAGTTTTAATAATTCCACTACCTCTACCCGTGAAATGTTTTTGCATTCCTAAAACTCTGTATAGTTCTCCATCTAATAATATAATCATACCTTTTTTTAAATCTCCTACTACAACCATTTTTTTTCCTCCTCTTAAAATAATCTATATTATAAAATAATTAGAGATTTATCAAATGAAGTTATTAACTCGTATCCGTTTTCTGTAACTAAAACATCATCTTCAATCCTTACTCCTAAATCCCCAGGCAAATAAATCCCCGGTTCAATAGTTATTATGTCACCTGGTTGAGAAATTTCTTCAGACATATAAGAAACTCTTGGACTTTCATGCACTTCTAATCCTAAACCGTGACCTAATCCATGAGAAAAGTATTCGCCATATCCAGCTTCTGAAATAATATCTCTCGCTATTTTATCTAAATCGCTATATTTCATACCAGGTTTAACGGCCTCAACCGCTGCTTTTTGAGCTTTTAATACTATTTCATAAATTTGTTTGTGTTTATCACTAATTCCTTCTGTAGCAATAGTTCGGGTTATATCTGAATTATATCCATTTGCATATGCTCCAAAATCAATTACAATAAATTCTCCAGAACCTATTTTTTTATCCGAAGCTATCCCATGTGGTAATGCTCCTCTTGGCCCAGAAGCTACAATTGTATCAAATGCATAATTGTCAGCACCAAAAATTTTCATATTATACTCAAGTTTAGCAGCAAACTCTTTTTCTGTCATACCTATATAAAAGCTATCTAAAGTTTCTTGTAATGCTTTTTCTGCTATTATTGCTGCATTTTTAATAAATTCAACTTCTTCACTGGATTTTATTCTTCTCATTTCTAAAATTATCTTTTCAGATGGAATAAATTCATAATCTCCTATTTTCATTAAAGTATTTAAATAGATATTAGATGATATAGTATTTGATTCAAATCCAATTTTTGCACCCTTAGGTAATTTTATAATATTAGTTAATTCATCTAGTAATTTTTTCTTAAATAACAAAGGTTTTACTCCAGTTTGTTTTTCAGCCTGTTCTGTATATCTTCCATCAGTCATAAAAACTACATCGTCTTTAGTTATATAAACAATTGAAAATGATCCAGTAAAACCAGTTAAGTAATAAGATGTTGGTTTAGATGAGCTTTCAATATTTACTACCAAAAAAGCCTCAAGACCATTTAATTCCATTTTTTCTCTTAAATCATTAATTCTTTTTTCAAACATTATTTTCCCCCTTTATTTTAATTA
Above is a genomic segment from Marinitoga sp. 38H-ov containing:
- a CDS encoding Xaa-Pro peptidase family protein, yielding MFEKRINDLREKMELNGLEAFLVVNIESSSKPTSYYLTGFTGSFSIVYITKDDVVFMTDGRYTEQAEKQTGVKPLLFKKKLLDELTNIIKLPKGAKIGFESNTISSNIYLNTLMKIGDYEFIPSEKIILEMRRIKSSEEVEFIKNAAIIAEKALQETLDSFYIGMTEKEFAAKLEYNMKIFGADNYAFDTIVASGPRGALPHGIASDKKIGSGEFIVIDFGAYANGYNSDITRTIATEGISDKHKQIYEIVLKAQKAAVEAVKPGMKYSDLDKIARDIISEAGYGEYFSHGLGHGLGLEVHESPRVSYMSEEISQPGDIITIEPGIYLPGDLGVRIEDDVLVTENGYELITSFDKSLIIL